From a single Podarcis raffonei isolate rPodRaf1 chromosome 10, rPodRaf1.pri, whole genome shotgun sequence genomic region:
- the MGST1 gene encoding microsomal glutathione S-transferase 1 produces the protein MTKLNEIVDVDVLRAYTFYAVIIILKMMLLSPLTGYLRLKKQAFANPEDVAALGKGEAGKKALRTDPDVERVRRLHLNDLENIIPYLFIAFFYSFTGVSETTALIHYRLFTAARLFHSIAYLVPLPQPCRGLGFGVGLFVTFSMVFQLLWNGLNLL, from the exons ATGACTAAACTTAATGAAATAGTAGACGTGGACGTGCTGAGGGCCTACACTTTTTATGCGGTCATTATCATCCTAAAAATGATGCTGTTGAGCCCTCTAACAGGATACTTAAGATTGAAGAAGCAG GCATTCGCCAACCCTGAAGATGTGGCTGCATTGGGTAAAGGAGAGGCTGGAAAAAAGGCTCTCAGGACTGATCCGGATGTGGAGCGCGTGCGAAG ACTCCATCTCAATGACCTTGAGAACATCATTCCATACCTCTTCATTGCATTCTTCTATTCTTTCACGGGCGTTTCTGAAACCACAGCCTTGATTCACTACAGACTATTTACTGCGGCTCGACTCTTCCACAGCATTGCCTACCTGGTGCCCCTTCCGCAGCCCTGCAGGGGTCTGGGTTTTGGGGTTGGCTTGTTTGTGACCTTTTCAATGGTATTCCAGCTTCTGTGGAATGGCCTGAATCTGTTATAG